CTGCCCGGTTCGGCGGTGTACGCGATCAGGTGAGCCCTTCGCCGGGAAGCTCCAATGCGTCGCCGGTAAGTTCGATCTCGCTGACGAGCGGATTGCGCATGGTCTTGCGGGCCAGGTTCATGGGCAACGTGGCCGGGAGCCTTTCGATGCTGGGGCGCACCTCGGCTGGGTAGGAGAGCGCGCGAGGAGGCATTGCCAGCGGAGTGAAGTAGTGCCAGTGTCGAACCATGACCGAGAACACGATGTCCAGCGAGGATAAGTTCGCCCCCGATGTTTCTGTGCGGCGCAACGATACGCAGCACCGTTATGAGCTACACGTGGGTGGTGTCCTCGCCGTCCAGTCCTTCTACCGGGACTTGCCGGGCCACATAGACTTCTCCCACACGGAGACCGGCGAGGAATTCGAGGGGCAGGGACTCGGACGCGTCCTGGCCCATTTCGCGCTCGACGATGTTGTGGCGTCAGGAAAGCGGATCATCCCGCATTGCCCCTTCATCGCCGGCTACCTCCGTCAGCATGAGGGGTACGAGCAGTGCGTGGATTGGCCGGACAGCTGATCCGCTTCCGAACACTTGAGCCGGACGGCTGAGGGCGACCCGCCGATCCAGGACCGTCACGGGTTCCGCACGAGGGGCGTTTCCGCGCACTCAGCTGGCGAGTGCGTGCCCGCTGAGGACCGGGACGTCGATGGTGAAGCCGCAGGCGCAGCGGTACGTCTCCACGTGCTCGGAAACCGCACCCACGCCCACCGGGGCCGCTGTGGTCCCGTCCACATACACGGGCATCCGAACGGGGAGTGCCTCCGGATCCACCAGCTCCATCGGAGTGCGGCAGTGCATCCGCGAATTGAGTGTGACCAGCAATCCCACGTCCGCGGGCCGGGTGGAGGTCAACGGAGTTTCTGCTCCTGCGTAACGTTCCCCGGGCACCGTAAGCTGGCCTTCAATAACGCTGGTCATGATGTTCATCCTTGGGCTTCTTTCACGAAGCTGCCGGCGTTGGCAGCCCCGCCGCGAACTGCTTGCGGAGGTTCATTTACCCCATAAGCAAAGCATGCTTACTAATTCCTTGCCAAATTGAGGGTCGCCCCTCAGGGCGTCTTGCCCGGTTCCGGTCAGCCGGATATTTTGCAGCAAGGCGGCGCCGCCCGCCAGTCAATGACGTCAAAAAGCGGCCGCGCGTGGCCGTTTCGGGACCTCTTCGCCAAATACATCACAAAAGTTTGATTAAAAGGGTTACCTAAGTAAGGCTTGCCTTTGTTCGATGGAATGCCGACCAAAGGAAGACCAGTGCCGCTTATGCCCCGCCTTGACGAGCTGGATATGGATGATCCGCCCCACACCAAAGAAGCGACGAGCCAGGACCGGCCAAGCCATGACCAGCCCGGGCATGACCAGCCAAACCATCAGCGCCCCGTCCAGGAACATGGCGGCCAGGACTTCGGCTCTCGCGTTGAACTCGCGCTGGCGGCCAGCAACCACCTCCTCAACGCACGCAACTCGCCGCGCTACGTGGCCCACGTGCTGCAGGGCGTAACGGCTGTTGCCACCAAACTTGAGCGGACCGCCCGGCCGTTCACCGGCGTCGGACCTTCCGAACTGGAGGCCCGCGTAGGTGCCGTGGACCTCGAAACACCGCTGCCGGACACGGCCGCCGCCCTCCAGGAACTCGAGGATGTGTACCTGCGCGATGCCGTGTACTTCCACGACGCCAAGTATGCCGCCCACCTCAACTGCCCCGTGGTCATCCCGGCGCTGGTGGGCGAGGCCGTCCTGTCCGCGGTGAACTCCTCCATGGACACGTGGGACCAGAGCGCAGGCGCCACCATGATCGAACGGCGGCTTATTGACTGGACCGCAGAAAGGCTGGACCTCGGTGATGCCGCGGACGGAATCTTCACCTCCGGCGGCAGCCAGTCCAACCTGCAGGCCCTTCTGATCGCCCGCAACCACGCCGTCGCCGGCCTGCGGCAGGACCCTGCCCGCAGCGGACTCCGGCTTCCGGCGCTGCTGGACACGCTGCGGATCTTCACGTCCGAGGACAGCCACTTCAGTATCCAGAAGTCGTCATCAATGCTGGGCCTGGGGTTCGACGCCGTCGTTACCGTCCCTTGCACGCCGGACCACCGGATGGATCCTGCCGCCCTCGCACAGGCCATGGCCGAGGCGCGGGACGCCGGTTTGACTCCGATGGCGGTGGTGGCCACCGCGGGCACCACGGACTTCGGCGCTGTCGATCCGCTCCCGGAGCTCGCCGCACTGGCCCGGGACCACGGGGCATGGTTCCACGTGGACGCTGCCTACGGCGGCGGGCTCATTGTCTCCGGCCGCTACCGGCACCTCCTCGACGGCACGGGGCTTGCCGACTCAGTCACCGTGGACTTCCACAAGACCTTCTTCCAGCCGGTCAGCTCCAGCGCCCTGCTGGTGCGCGAACGGGCCATGCTGCGCCACGTCACCTACTACGCGGACTACCTGAACCCGCAGAGCGCAGCGCTGGCGGCCATCCCCAACCAGGTGGACAAGAGCATCCAAACCACCCGCCGGTTCGACGCCCTGAAGCTGTGGCTCACCCTGCGGATCATGGGCGCGGACGCCGTTGGCGCCCTGTTTGACGAAGCCATAGACCTCGCTGCGCGCGTGGGCACGCTCCTCGCCGCCGAAGACGACTTCGAACTCGCCGCCCCGCCCCAGCTCAGCACCCTGGTCTTCCGGTATCGGCCCCGCCTGGACAGCGGCGGCCGGCTCAGCGAGGACGCGGCAGATGCCCTCAACCCGGCCATCCGGGCGGCGGTCTTCGCGTCCGGGGAAGCGGTGGTCGCCGGAACCACGGTGGGCGGCCGGCACTACCTGAAGTTCACGCTCCTCAACGCCGAGGCCACACTCGAGGATATTTCCGGCATCATCAACCTCCTGCGCCGCACGGGCGCCGGGCTGCTGCACAACGAGGCGGGCGCATGAGCACCACCGCCGCCCAAAAGGCAGGCACGCGCAGGATCTACGACTTTGCCGCGGTCGGCGTCGGGCCCTTCAACCTGGGCCTCGCCGCACTGGCTGAACCGGTGGAAGGGCTGGACGGCATCTTCCTGGAACGCAGGGAATCCTTTGACTGGCACCCGGGGATGATGCTGGAGCCGGCCCACCTGCAAGTGCCCTTCATGGCTGACCTCGTCACGCTGGCCGATCCCACCTCGCCATACTCATTCCTGAACTTCCTCAAGCAGACCGGGAGGCTCTACCGGTTCTACATCCGGGAAAACTTCTACCCGCTGCGGGCCGAGTACAACCAGTACTGCCAGTGGGTGGCCGGGCAGTTGCCCTGCGTCCGTTTTGGCACAGCCGTGCTGGATGCAACGCACGACGACGGCGTGTACCGGCTCTCCGTCTCCGGTCCGGGAGGGCCTGAGGTGCTGCTGGCGCGGCGGCTGGTGCTGGGCACCGGCACCTCCCCGTACGTGCCGGGGGCTGCGGCAGGGATAGTGGCCGATTCACTCGCGGGAGCCGGGGGAGTGGTCCTCCACAATGCCGACTACCTGGCGCGGAAGGCAGAACTGCAGCAGCAGCGCAGCATCACCATCCTGGGCAGCGGCCAGAGCGCCGCCGAGATCTACTACGAACTGCTCCAGGAGTCGGACGCCCACGGCTACCAGCTGAACTGGGTGACCCGTTCCGGCCGGTTCTTCCCGCTCGAATACACCAAGCTGACCCTGGAGATGACCTCGCCCGAGTATGTGGACTACTTCCACGCCCTCCCGCAGCACCAGCGCGATTATCTGAACAAGGCCCAGAAGAA
The Arthrobacter sp. PGP41 genome window above contains:
- a CDS encoding pyridoxal phosphate-dependent decarboxylase family protein; protein product: MPRLDELDMDDPPHTKEATSQDRPSHDQPGHDQPNHQRPVQEHGGQDFGSRVELALAASNHLLNARNSPRYVAHVLQGVTAVATKLERTARPFTGVGPSELEARVGAVDLETPLPDTAAALQELEDVYLRDAVYFHDAKYAAHLNCPVVIPALVGEAVLSAVNSSMDTWDQSAGATMIERRLIDWTAERLDLGDAADGIFTSGGSQSNLQALLIARNHAVAGLRQDPARSGLRLPALLDTLRIFTSEDSHFSIQKSSSMLGLGFDAVVTVPCTPDHRMDPAALAQAMAEARDAGLTPMAVVATAGTTDFGAVDPLPELAALARDHGAWFHVDAAYGGGLIVSGRYRHLLDGTGLADSVTVDFHKTFFQPVSSSALLVRERAMLRHVTYYADYLNPQSAALAAIPNQVDKSIQTTRRFDALKLWLTLRIMGADAVGALFDEAIDLAARVGTLLAAEDDFELAAPPQLSTLVFRYRPRLDSGGRLSEDAADALNPAIRAAVFASGEAVVAGTTVGGRHYLKFTLLNAEATLEDISGIINLLRRTGAGLLHNEAGA
- a CDS encoding lysine N(6)-hydroxylase/L-ornithine N(5)-oxygenase family protein is translated as MSTTAAQKAGTRRIYDFAAVGVGPFNLGLAALAEPVEGLDGIFLERRESFDWHPGMMLEPAHLQVPFMADLVTLADPTSPYSFLNFLKQTGRLYRFYIRENFYPLRAEYNQYCQWVAGQLPCVRFGTAVLDATHDDGVYRLSVSGPGGPEVLLARRLVLGTGTSPYVPGAAAGIVADSLAGAGGVVLHNADYLARKAELQQQRSITILGSGQSAAEIYYELLQESDAHGYQLNWVTRSGRFFPLEYTKLTLEMTSPEYVDYFHALPQHQRDYLNKAQKNLYKGINPDLIDAIYDLLYTKSISGMVDTRLLTHSSLTAAQWNAEAGTHTLHLEHAEQGASYTLDSEAVVLATGYGYQEPGFLAGIRDRIARDSAGRFAVDRNYSAGVHPGEIFVQNAELHTHGFATPDLGMGAYRNSCILREITGREVYPVERSIAFQQFGAPAAVGSPLDFGPVPA
- a CDS encoding GNAT family N-acetyltransferase; translated protein: MTENTMSSEDKFAPDVSVRRNDTQHRYELHVGGVLAVQSFYRDLPGHIDFSHTETGEEFEGQGLGRVLAHFALDDVVASGKRIIPHCPFIAGYLRQHEGYEQCVDWPDS